A genomic segment from Candidatus Latescibacterota bacterium encodes:
- a CDS encoding TolC family protein → MTASPEEDLSGLRTRRSLAFILTVSILIVPCWNASARNAVLHTDHNIAEEDLSFDPEGDIDDYILFALKNNPGINAAYYSWKAELARAGEVSWLPDPVLTFGYFIESIETRVGPQVYRIGIRQSFPWFGTLGAKKEAALESAGASWQSFMSERSRIVFGIRSAYIDYYVAGARAEIIKEEMELLEVYESVVMAGYRSGRSAYGDLIRVQVELAGLEERAASLGDRKDTAGARLGAVLGLPDPVDLPVPDGLPEFEPIPEWEKLKYNVIENNPDLRAVEHMIERELATERVARKSYWPDITIGFDYIQTDEAADPMMVGSGKDPWGVNLSLSLPVWFGRSGAMVRRASASAEMNRYRKRDKENKIIVAARAAFNSWRENKRKETLFRNGLVPRTEQLLEASYSAYEAGNADFIDVIVSQRQLLDYRLKLIDAAAMKAKKIAELEYLSGSDGPGNGIDRR, encoded by the coding sequence ATGACTGCTTCGCCAGAAGAAGATCTGTCGGGTCTGCGTACGCGGCGTTCTCTGGCATTCATCCTGACAGTGAGCATCTTGATAGTTCCCTGCTGGAATGCCTCGGCGAGGAACGCCGTATTGCATACCGATCATAACATCGCTGAAGAAGATCTATCCTTCGATCCCGAAGGCGATATCGATGATTACATTCTCTTTGCCCTGAAGAACAATCCCGGAATCAATGCCGCGTATTATTCCTGGAAGGCAGAGCTTGCCAGGGCCGGTGAAGTCTCCTGGCTGCCGGACCCGGTGCTGACATTCGGATATTTTATCGAGAGCATCGAAACGAGGGTCGGTCCACAGGTATACCGAATCGGTATCCGTCAATCTTTTCCATGGTTCGGGACACTGGGAGCGAAAAAAGAAGCGGCGCTGGAAAGTGCCGGAGCCTCCTGGCAATCTTTCATGTCTGAAAGGTCCCGGATCGTCTTTGGTATCAGGAGCGCATATATCGATTATTACGTCGCCGGAGCCCGTGCAGAGATCATCAAAGAGGAAATGGAGCTTCTGGAAGTATATGAGTCCGTGGTCATGGCCGGATACAGGTCGGGCAGATCAGCATACGGAGATCTTATCCGCGTTCAGGTCGAACTGGCCGGACTCGAGGAGCGGGCAGCTTCCCTTGGAGACAGGAAAGATACGGCGGGAGCGAGGCTTGGAGCTGTATTGGGACTGCCTGATCCGGTAGATCTTCCGGTTCCTGATGGGCTACCCGAATTCGAGCCGATACCTGAATGGGAAAAATTGAAATACAATGTGATTGAAAACAATCCCGATCTGAGGGCAGTAGAACACATGATCGAAAGGGAGCTCGCTACGGAAAGGGTAGCGCGCAAGAGTTACTGGCCCGACATAACGATCGGTTTTGACTATATACAGACTGATGAGGCGGCCGATCCGATGATGGTCGGCAGTGGGAAAGATCCGTGGGGGGTCAATTTGAGCCTTTCCCTTCCTGTCTGGTTTGGAAGGAGTGGCGCCATGGTCCGCAGAGCGTCGGCGAGCGCCGAGATGAACAGGTACAGGAAAAGGGATAAGGAAAACAAGATCATCGTTGCCGCCAGAGCAGCCTTTAACTCCTGGCGCGAGAATAAAAGAAAGGAAACTCTTTTCAGGAATGGCCTCGTGCCGAGGACGGAGCAGCTTCTCGAAGCGTCCTACTCGGCATACGAAGCGGGAAACGCGGATTTTATTGATGTCATCGTCTCACAGCGTCAGCTCCTCGATTACCGGTTGAAGTTGATCGATGCTGCCGCCATGAAAGCGAAGAAGATCGCGGAACTCGAGTATCTCTCGGGATCTGACGGTCCAGGAAATGGAATTGACCGGCGATGA
- a CDS encoding YHS domain-containing protein, giving the protein MKVISRILFAVLIVAFSVSGLYAEKDESAGKVVVPDGYKLQTTCPVMGGEIDSTIYSDMYGQRVYFCCAMCVDKFNADPGKYFVKAAKEKVLFQNMQELCPVSGHPVSKDHFRYHNGMGLFFCSDKCAEKFDKAPEEVLKKIKDGVKKAEKKHEHSHDGESHDHKH; this is encoded by the coding sequence ATGAAAGTAATAAGCAGAATCCTGTTCGCGGTATTGATAGTAGCCTTTTCCGTAAGCGGCCTCTATGCGGAGAAGGATGAGTCCGCAGGGAAAGTAGTCGTTCCGGATGGATATAAACTGCAGACTACCTGCCCGGTGATGGGTGGGGAGATCGATTCGACGATATATTCTGACATGTACGGACAGAGGGTGTACTTCTGCTGTGCTATGTGTGTCGACAAGTTCAATGCTGATCCCGGAAAATACTTTGTAAAAGCGGCAAAGGAAAAGGTCCTTTTTCAGAATATGCAGGAGTTGTGTCCAGTGTCGGGACACCCGGTCAGCAAGGATCATTTCAGATATCATAATGGTATGGGACTCTTTTTCTGCAGTGACAAGTGTGCTGAAAAATTCGATAAGGCACCGGAAGAAGTTCTGAAAAAGATAAAGGACGGCGTAAAGAAAGCTGAAAAGAAACACGAACACAGTCATGACGGAGAATCCCACGATCACAAGCATTGA